One window of Chloroflexus aggregans DSM 9485 genomic DNA carries:
- a CDS encoding EamA family transporter: protein MDSYGWLIWALLSAVFAALTTILAKIGIQDVDSDLATLIRTIVIVAVLTGFVWFTGKWTNPFTLGSKTLGFLVLSALATGASWVCYFRALQQGDAAKVAPIDKLSVVLVAIFAVIFLAERPSLREWLGIGLVGAGVVIIALAK from the coding sequence ATGGACTCATATGGATGGCTCATATGGGCATTGCTCTCAGCCGTGTTTGCTGCCCTCACGACTATTTTGGCCAAAATCGGTATTCAAGACGTTGACTCCGATCTAGCAACCCTAATCCGTACCATCGTGATTGTGGCAGTTTTGACAGGTTTTGTATGGTTCACCGGCAAATGGACCAATCCTTTCACGTTAGGATCGAAAACGCTCGGGTTCCTTGTTTTATCGGCATTGGCAACCGGTGCATCGTGGGTTTGTTATTTTCGCGCATTGCAACAAGGTGATGCGGCGAAAGTCGCACCAATTGACAAATTAAGTGTGGTGCTGGTTGCTATCTTTGCCGTTATCTTTTTGGCCGAACGGCCTTCATTGCGCGAATGGTTGGGAATAGGGTTAGTCGGCGCCGGAGTAGTGATCATCGCACTTGCGAAGTAG
- a CDS encoding AI-2E family transporter: protein MSRFVIRHIAGWIGLLSAVVAAWLIIHYATLLLEVVGILFGATLLSLAIAPIAERLAHWHVPRGITVLAVYILGGIVLIALIELLIPVIRIEAQALRSQGPHLFQQVTAWVSGLPVIGSTVLSMHQSTIPNLGQQLGNVIDSVVRILFGTGGLLLDLLIVTVLSFLFITDPGLPKRLIASWIPAAVQPRLQDFIERLRRRLTRWIWAQILIALYFVVVYSIGLSVLGVPFALTIGIVGGLLEIVPYVGGAFALILAVISSLSVSPWLVIWVIVFHVVVVELESHVIAPALYGRIIGVHPALMLLALFVGAKTGGVLGVFFAVPVTVVILACGQELRHSFAISNRTTNS, encoded by the coding sequence ATGAGCCGATTTGTCATTCGTCATATTGCCGGCTGGATTGGTTTACTCAGTGCCGTGGTAGCTGCTTGGCTGATTATTCATTATGCGACGCTGTTGCTCGAAGTGGTTGGTATCCTCTTTGGCGCTACGTTGTTGAGTTTGGCGATTGCTCCAATTGCCGAGCGATTGGCCCATTGGCATGTGCCTCGTGGTATCACCGTTCTTGCCGTGTATATCCTCGGTGGTATAGTGTTGATCGCGCTGATCGAACTTTTAATCCCGGTGATCCGCATCGAAGCACAAGCATTACGTAGCCAAGGACCACACCTGTTCCAACAAGTAACCGCATGGGTGTCCGGTCTACCGGTGATCGGTAGTACAGTACTGAGCATGCACCAGAGTACAATCCCCAACCTCGGTCAACAACTCGGTAATGTTATCGATTCAGTGGTTCGCATCCTTTTTGGTACCGGTGGTTTATTGCTCGATTTGCTCATCGTGACCGTGTTGAGCTTTTTGTTCATTACCGATCCCGGCTTGCCAAAACGGTTGATAGCAAGCTGGATTCCAGCCGCTGTTCAACCGCGACTGCAAGATTTCATCGAACGGTTGCGTCGCCGCTTAACTCGCTGGATCTGGGCCCAAATCTTGATCGCTCTCTATTTTGTAGTTGTGTATAGTATCGGGCTCAGCGTACTTGGCGTCCCTTTCGCCCTCACTATCGGTATCGTCGGTGGTTTACTCGAGATCGTACCGTATGTGGGTGGTGCTTTCGCACTCATATTAGCAGTTATTAGTAGCTTATCGGTGAGTCCATGGTTGGTGATCTGGGTCATCGTTTTTCACGTGGTGGTCGTTGAACTTGAATCACACGTGATCGCCCCTGCACTCTACGGACGGATCATCGGTGTCCATCCTGCGCTCATGTTGCTTGCCTTGTTCGTAGGGGCGAAAACCGGTGGTGTATTGGGGGTGTTTTTTGCTGTTCCGGTCACGGTGGTTATCCTGGCATGCGGACAAGAGTTACGGCATAGCTTTGCGATATCGAATCGGACAACCAATTCATAG